The Calidithermus timidus DSM 17022 nucleotide sequence GGCTTCGGCGTCTTCGGCCCAGTGCACCCGAACACCGCTTCGCTCGAGGGCTGCCTCGGCCTGCTCGAGGTAGTGCTCGAGGTTCATCAGCACGTGGTTCTTGACGGCTTCGGCGAAGTGGCGCCACTGCTCGGAATCCACCTCGGCATAGGCCGCACGGCGCTTGGCGTCGAAGTTGAGGGTGGCCCCCGTCACCGACTCGCGCACGTGGGGCTCTTCCCGGATGACCCGCGCCGATTCCTTGGGGTATTCGTTGGCCCTAAGCCGCATGGGGATCCTCCTTGCGGTTTTGTGTTGCTTCCCACAGCACCGCGGCCAGCGGTTTGACGGGGAGGGGCAGTCCACGCTTTTGGATGCGGCCCGACAGGTGCAACAAGCAGCCGCCATCGGCGCTGGTGAGCACGTCGATCTCGGGCAGGGTCGAGAGCTTGCGGTCGGCCATGCCCAGCGACACCTCGGGCAGCTTGACCGAGAACAACCCGCCGAAGCCGCAGCACTCGGTAGCGGCGGGCCAGTCGACGATCTCGGCCCCGGCGCCCCGCAGCAGGGCGATGGGTTCGTCCTTGATGCCCAGCTCGCGCAAAGCGTGACAGCCGTGGTGGTAGGCGATGCGCTGCCCGGCGAGGCCCTGCCCCAGGCGGGTGATGCCCAGCACCCTGACGATGAACTCGGCCAGTTCGTAGCTCCTGCTGCTGAGGCTGCTGACGCGGGCGAACATTTTGGGGTTGTCGCGGTAGAGCTCGGGGTAGAAGGCCCGCAGCATGGTGGTGCAGGAGCCCGAGGGCAGCACCACGTAGTCGGCGTCCTCGAACACCCCCAGGGTATGCTCGGCCATCTGGCGGGCCTCGCTCCAGTAGCCCGCATTGTAGGCGGGCTGGCCGCAGCAGGTCTGGGCCGGGGGGAACGCTACCGTGCAACCGAGACTGCGCAGCAGTCGGACCGCCGCCACCCCTGCTTCGGCGTAGAACTGGTCGACCAGGCAGGTCACGAACAGCGCCACTTTCATGTCGAGCCTTAGTCTCGAGTCGGGGGCGGGGCTTTGTCAAATGTCCGTAGGAGGGTGTTCTGAAGCCCAGGTAACCGAATCGATTGAAGCCCGGCTAGACCATCCGCCTTGCGGAGGGTGGTGGCGTCCCTTGGGGGGATGCACGACGCCCCGGCTCCTCGCCGATGGCTGCGGCCTTTTTTACCCCGCTTCTTCCTCTCCATCTGCCAACAGCGGCAGGTACACCGCGAAGCGGGTTTTGCCCGGTTGGGAGGAGACCAGGATGCGCCCCCCGTGGGCCTCGGCGATCTGCTTGGCGATGGCCAGACCCAGCCCCGTGCCGCCCTGGGGGCCTCGAGCGAAGCGCTGGAAGAGGCGGGGCAGCAGCTCGGGCGGGATGCCCGGCCCGTCATCGGTGACCGAGAAGGCGGCCCACTTCTGGGTCTGCAGCGCTCCGGCTACTGCCGTGTTGGCCGGGGGAGCCTCGTCTGTCCAGGTGCGCACCCGCACCCCCTGGGGCCGCCCGGCGGCCCGGACCGCGTTGGCGATGAGGTTGCGGGCGAGTTGTAGCAGGCGGTCGGGGTCGCCCAATACCTCGGGGGGATTGGGCGGCAGGAACAGCGTCACGCCCGGGTACTCGCCTACCGCCTGGCTCAGCAACTCGCCCAGCGGGACGATGTGGGGGTTGACCGTGCGCTCGGCCTCGCCCCTGGCCAGCGAGAGCAGGTCGCCGACCAGCCTCGAGAGGTGCTCGGCGGTTCGGCGAGCCCGCAGCAAGGCCTCGGAATCGCCGGGATTGCGCGAGAGTCGGTCCAGGTTGCCGTTGAGGGCGGTGAGGGGGGTCCGCAGCTCGTGGGAAACTTCGGCCAGGAAAGCCCGCTCCCGGCTCTGCGCTTCGCGCAGGGCTTCCAGTAGCGAGTTCACCCGCTCGATGATCTGGCCCAACTCGTCGGAGGGCCCGTTGTAGGGCAGGGGGGTTAGGTTGTTGGGGCCTCGAGTGCGCACCGCCCAGGCAGCCCGTTGCAAAGGGGCCAGTGCCACCCTGCCCGACACCGCCATCAGTAGCGCGCCTATGGGCAGCAGCAGAAACAGCGTCTGCAGCAGTGAACGGGCCACGCCCCGCGAGATGTTCTCGATGAAGGTGGTGTCCTGGCTGACCGCGAAGACGCCTACTTGCTGGGTGCGGATGTAGGCGGCGCGGAAGGTGGGGGCTCGATAGATGCGGGGAGCCATCCCGGCCTGCAGCACCACCTCCTTGGGCAACTGCTGGGATTTATCGGCAATCTCGTAAGGTTCCCCTGCTTCCGCGCCGTCCAGCTTGTAGATGGTGATCAGGGTACCGCCCGATTCCGCTGAGACCCCGCCGGGGTTGGGGCTGTCGTAGAGTTCTCCCAGGCGCTGGGCATCGTGCAACAGGGTTTGCTCGACCTGCCGGTACAGCCCCTGGCGCACCGCGTACGTCGTCACTCCCACCGCCAGCAACAGCAGCACGCCCCAGATGACGGTGTAGGCCAGGATCAGGCGAAGGCGGAAGGTCATATGGGTCGTACGTCCTACGGCGTACGCAATCCGCAATACGCCAAATGCCAGGGGCCGTACGCGAAATGCTTAGCCCCTGACCCTCGGCATACTTTGACGGTTGTCATTCCCTGCTCGCCTACTCCTTATCACGCTGCCGCAGCGCGTATCCCACGCCGCGGACCGTGCGCAAGTAGCCGTAAGCTCCGGCTTCGCGCAGCTTGGAGCGCAGGTTGGCTATGTGCACATCGACCACGTTGGAGTCGCGTTCTAAGGGCCGGCCCCACAGGTGCTCCTCGATCTCCACCCGGCTGAAGACCTTGCCAGGGCGCGTGCACAGCAGCGAGAGCAGCTCGAACTCCTTGGGTGAGAGCCTCATCTCGTGGCCGTCGAAGTTGACCTGGCGCTTAGCCAGGTGCACCTCGAGACCCCCCACCCGGATCTGCTCTCCGCCCTCACGGTGGCGAAGCTGCACCTGGATGCGCGCGAGCAACTCGGCGGGGTGGAAAGGCTTGACGATGTAGTCGTCGGCCCCGCCCGACAGCAGGCTCACTTTGCGCTCCACCGAGTCGGCGGCGGTCAGCACGATGATGGGTACCTCGGTGCTCGAGCGGATGCGCCGGGCTACTTCGGCCCCGTCCAAATCCGGCAGTCCCAAGTCCAGGATCACCAGGTCCGGGGGGACTTCGCGCAGCCGCACCAGCCCGGCCATGCCTCCGTTGGCCCAGTCCACGTTGAAACCTGCCTCGCCCAGCTCGAGCTGCAACAGGCGGGCGATTTCAGGGTCGTCCTCGATGAGCAAGATCTGT carries:
- a CDS encoding (Fe-S)-binding protein, whose amino-acid sequence is MKVALFVTCLVDQFYAEAGVAAVRLLRSLGCTVAFPPAQTCCGQPAYNAGYWSEARQMAEHTLGVFEDADYVVLPSGSCTTMLRAFYPELYRDNPKMFARVSSLSSRSYELAEFIVRVLGITRLGQGLAGQRIAYHHGCHALRELGIKDEPIALLRGAGAEIVDWPAATECCGFGGLFSVKLPEVSLGMADRKLSTLPEIDVLTSADGGCLLHLSGRIQKRGLPLPVKPLAAVLWEATQNRKEDPHAA
- a CDS encoding sensor histidine kinase, translating into MTFRLRLILAYTVIWGVLLLLAVGVTTYAVRQGLYRQVEQTLLHDAQRLGELYDSPNPGGVSAESGGTLITIYKLDGAEAGEPYEIADKSQQLPKEVVLQAGMAPRIYRAPTFRAAYIRTQQVGVFAVSQDTTFIENISRGVARSLLQTLFLLLPIGALLMAVSGRVALAPLQRAAWAVRTRGPNNLTPLPYNGPSDELGQIIERVNSLLEALREAQSRERAFLAEVSHELRTPLTALNGNLDRLSRNPGDSEALLRARRTAEHLSRLVGDLLSLARGEAERTVNPHIVPLGELLSQAVGEYPGVTLFLPPNPPEVLGDPDRLLQLARNLIANAVRAAGRPQGVRVRTWTDEAPPANTAVAGALQTQKWAAFSVTDDGPGIPPELLPRLFQRFARGPQGGTGLGLAIAKQIAEAHGGRILVSSQPGKTRFAVYLPLLADGEEEAG
- a CDS encoding response regulator transcription factor gives rise to the protein MKQILLIEDDPEIARLLQLELGEAGFNVDWANGGMAGLVRLREVPPDLVILDLGLPDLDGAEVARRIRSSTEVPIIVLTAADSVERKVSLLSGGADDYIVKPFHPAELLARIQVQLRHREGGEQIRVGGLEVHLAKRQVNFDGHEMRLSPKEFELLSLLCTRPGKVFSRVEIEEHLWGRPLERDSNVVDVHIANLRSKLREAGAYGYLRTVRGVGYALRQRDKE